A genome region from Gemmatimonadota bacterium includes the following:
- a CDS encoding aldo/keto reductase: MLNRRAWFRSAAGSGAALALAPRLLQALEPLLSPLQGTLLKKAIPATGELLPVIGLGSSATFASVARSEEVSALKEVFRAMVDRGATLFDTAPSYGASEQVAGQIVNELGIADKMFWATKLNAAGRGAGATTDPAAARAQVERSFELLKRPKIDLIQVHNMSDVPTHLGILKDYKKQGRVRYIGVTTTFEPQYPGLIEVMRNEPLDFIGIDYAADNRQVEEVILPLAQERKIAVLAYAPFGRTSLFRRIGDRPLPDWAAGFDATTWAQLLLKFVISHPAITAVTPATSQARHMLDNIGGGVGRLPDAATRQRIIEFVDALPPAPPRGR, encoded by the coding sequence ATGCTCAACCGTCGCGCGTGGTTCCGATCGGCCGCGGGAAGCGGCGCAGCGCTCGCCCTCGCCCCTCGCCTGCTGCAGGCGCTGGAGCCGTTGCTGTCCCCGCTGCAGGGGACGCTCCTCAAGAAGGCGATTCCGGCGACCGGAGAACTGCTCCCCGTCATCGGGCTCGGGAGTTCGGCCACCTTTGCCAGCGTGGCCCGGAGCGAAGAGGTCAGCGCGCTCAAGGAGGTCTTTCGTGCGATGGTCGATCGCGGCGCGACGCTCTTTGATACGGCGCCGAGCTACGGCGCCTCTGAACAGGTGGCCGGCCAGATCGTGAACGAGTTGGGGATCGCCGACAAGATGTTCTGGGCGACGAAGCTCAACGCCGCCGGACGTGGCGCGGGGGCAACGACCGACCCGGCGGCAGCGCGCGCCCAGGTCGAGCGCTCCTTCGAACTGCTCAAGCGCCCGAAGATCGACCTGATCCAGGTCCACAACATGTCCGACGTCCCCACGCACCTGGGCATCCTCAAGGACTACAAGAAGCAGGGGCGCGTGCGCTACATCGGCGTGACGACGACCTTCGAGCCACAGTACCCGGGGCTCATCGAGGTGATGCGCAACGAGCCGCTCGACTTCATCGGCATCGACTACGCGGCCGACAACCGGCAGGTGGAGGAGGTCATCCTCCCGCTGGCGCAGGAGCGCAAGATCGCCGTGCTCGCCTATGCGCCGTTCGGCCGCACCTCGCTCTTCCGTCGCATCGGCGACCGACCGCTCCCCGACTGGGCCGCCGGTTTCGACGCCACCACGTGGGCCCAGCTCCTGCTCAAGTTCGTCATCTCGCACCCGGCGATCACCGCGGTGACGCCGGCCACGAGCCAGGCCCGGCACATGCTCGACAACATCGGCGGCGGCGTGGGTCGCCTCCCCGATGCCGCAACACGGCAGCGCATCATCGAGTTTGTCGATGCACTTCCGCCGGCACCGCCGCGCGGCCGTTAG
- a CDS encoding serine hydrolase: MRPRPTPSLVATCIAVVASLATLAPIAATAQSLPDSTVRRIDQLFARFDSTTPGCIVGVGRNGAAVFKRGYGMANLEYRVPLTGESISESGSVAKQFTAAAVALLQLEGKLSLDDDIRKYLPELPDFGRPITIRNILTMTSGLRDQWALLVLMGRGPGEEVHTNALILDLVKRQRELNFAPGSEYLYSNTGYVLATHIVARVSGMPFARFSEERLFKPLGMRHTQWRDDYRRVVPGRATAYAFERGAWVQDMPFTMVHGNGGLLSSLDDLLKWNDALTDGLLGKPELTRLLETRMTLNDGRALTYALGLQVSPWTAGVREVSHSGSTAGYRTFLARYPEAKASVAVWCNAAPANAVQLGRQVAALVVPRTAPARGAPAPIAAAERGLIVGPYRDPRTDDWLSISSVGEYARVIGPSADSLRSDGAPGRYIAGTGMKLTFTPAGAKATALRIESPDGDLTEMVASPPPAAASIPLGDYAGTFRSPELDSRIVIRLDGANLRARISTDDELALIPFYADGFRVGGATLRFVRDAGGKVTGLRAFAGRARNVRFDREG, encoded by the coding sequence ATGCGCCCGCGCCCCACTCCCTCGCTCGTTGCCACCTGCATCGCCGTCGTCGCTTCACTGGCGACGCTGGCCCCTATCGCCGCGACCGCGCAGTCGCTCCCCGACTCGACGGTCCGTCGCATCGACCAGCTCTTCGCGCGCTTCGATTCGACCACCCCGGGGTGCATCGTGGGCGTCGGGCGAAACGGGGCGGCGGTCTTCAAGCGGGGGTACGGGATGGCCAATCTGGAGTACCGGGTCCCGCTCACCGGCGAGTCGATCTCCGAATCGGGATCGGTGGCCAAGCAGTTCACCGCCGCGGCGGTGGCGTTGTTGCAGCTGGAGGGGAAGCTCTCGCTCGACGACGACATCCGGAAGTACCTCCCCGAGCTCCCTGACTTCGGGCGCCCGATCACCATCCGCAACATCCTGACCATGACCAGCGGGCTGCGCGACCAATGGGCGCTGCTCGTCCTCATGGGGCGCGGCCCTGGCGAGGAGGTGCATACCAACGCGCTGATCCTCGACCTGGTGAAGCGGCAGCGCGAGCTCAACTTCGCTCCCGGCAGCGAGTACCTGTACAGCAACACCGGCTACGTGCTGGCGACGCATATCGTCGCACGCGTGAGCGGGATGCCCTTCGCCAGGTTCTCCGAGGAGCGCCTGTTCAAGCCGTTAGGCATGCGACACACGCAGTGGCGCGATGATTATCGCCGAGTTGTCCCGGGGCGTGCCACGGCGTACGCCTTCGAGCGCGGGGCGTGGGTGCAGGACATGCCGTTCACCATGGTGCACGGCAACGGCGGGTTGCTGTCGTCGCTCGACGACCTCCTCAAGTGGAACGACGCGCTCACCGACGGACTGCTGGGCAAGCCCGAACTGACGCGCCTCCTCGAGACGCGGATGACGCTGAACGACGGGCGCGCGCTCACCTACGCGCTGGGCCTGCAGGTCAGTCCGTGGACCGCGGGGGTGCGCGAGGTGTCACACTCCGGCTCCACCGCGGGCTATCGCACCTTCCTGGCGCGCTATCCCGAGGCCAAGGCATCGGTCGCCGTCTGGTGCAACGCCGCACCGGCCAACGCCGTGCAGCTGGGGCGGCAGGTGGCGGCCCTGGTGGTACCGCGGACCGCGCCGGCGCGCGGGGCCCCGGCGCCGATTGCCGCGGCCGAACGCGGGCTGATCGTCGGGCCGTACCGTGATCCGCGCACCGACGACTGGCTTTCCATCAGCAGCGTCGGCGAGTATGCACGCGTCATCGGCCCCTCGGCCGACTCTCTCCGGAGCGACGGCGCGCCCGGACGCTACATCGCCGGAACCGGGATGAAGCTGACCTTCACACCGGCCGGTGCCAAGGCCACCGCGCTCCGCATCGAGTCCCCCGATGGCGACCTCACCGAGATGGTCGCGTCGCCGCCCCCGGCGGCTGCCTCGATACCGTTAGGCGACTATGCCGGCACGTTCCGCTCACCGGAACTCGATTCGCGGATCGTGATCCGCCTGGACGGCGCGAACCTGCGGGCCCGTATCTCGACGGACGACGAGTTGGCGCTCATCCCGTTCTACGCGGATGGTTTCCGTGTCGGCGGGGCGACGCTGCGCTTCGTGCGCGACGCGGGGGGGAAGGTGACCGGGCTGCGGGCGTTCGCCGGGCGCGCGAGGAACGTCCGGTTTGATCGGGAGGGGTGA
- a CDS encoding L-fuconate dehydratase has product MPARTITRVDVYDIRFPTSQGLDGSDAMNPDPDYSAAYAILQTDAGDAIEGHGLTFTIGRGNELCVAAVEALAPLVRGMSLQDITADMGAFWRRITGDSQLRWVGPEKGVIHLATAALVNAVWDLWAKVEGKPLWKLLADLSPEEVVRCIDFRYITDALTPDEALEILRRHHATRGEREAELAREGYPAYTTSAGWLGYPDEKIRQLCRDGIAEGWSHFKIKVGRDLADDVRRSAIIREVIGPERKLMMDANQVWDVGEAIASMKVLAQFDPWWIEEPTSPDDVLGHAAIARAVAPIGVATGEHCQNRVVFKQLMQAEAIRFCQVDACRLGGVNEVLAVLLLAAKFGIPVCPHAGGVGLCEYVQHLAIFDYLCVSASLDDRIVEYVDHLHEHFVDPVVMRHGRYLPPTAPGYSITMKAASLAEHAYPDGGVWRERARASGARAGGAS; this is encoded by the coding sequence ATGCCTGCACGCACCATCACCCGCGTCGATGTGTATGACATCCGGTTCCCCACCTCCCAGGGACTGGACGGCTCAGACGCGATGAACCCCGACCCCGACTACTCGGCGGCGTACGCCATCCTCCAGACCGACGCCGGCGACGCGATCGAGGGGCACGGACTCACCTTCACCATCGGTCGCGGCAACGAACTGTGCGTGGCCGCGGTCGAGGCGCTGGCGCCGCTGGTGCGTGGCATGTCGCTGCAGGACATCACCGCCGACATGGGGGCGTTCTGGCGGCGGATCACCGGCGACTCGCAGCTGCGCTGGGTGGGGCCGGAGAAGGGGGTGATCCACCTGGCGACGGCGGCGTTGGTGAATGCCGTCTGGGACCTATGGGCCAAGGTCGAAGGGAAGCCGCTGTGGAAGCTCCTCGCCGACCTGTCGCCCGAGGAGGTCGTGCGGTGCATCGACTTCCGCTACATCACCGACGCCCTCACGCCAGACGAAGCGCTGGAGATCCTGCGGCGCCACCACGCCACGCGCGGCGAGCGCGAGGCGGAACTCGCGCGCGAGGGCTATCCGGCCTACACGACCTCTGCCGGATGGTTGGGCTATCCCGACGAGAAGATCCGCCAGCTCTGCCGCGACGGCATCGCCGAAGGATGGTCGCACTTCAAGATCAAGGTCGGGCGTGACCTGGCCGACGACGTGCGACGCTCGGCGATCATCCGCGAGGTCATCGGCCCCGAGCGCAAGCTGATGATGGACGCCAACCAGGTATGGGACGTCGGCGAGGCGATCGCATCGATGAAGGTACTGGCGCAGTTCGATCCGTGGTGGATCGAGGAGCCCACGTCACCGGACGACGTGCTGGGTCATGCGGCGATTGCCCGCGCGGTCGCACCCATTGGCGTGGCGACGGGCGAGCACTGCCAGAATCGCGTCGTCTTCAAGCAACTCATGCAGGCGGAGGCGATTCGGTTCTGCCAGGTCGACGCGTGCCGCCTGGGCGGCGTGAACGAGGTGCTGGCGGTGTTGCTCCTGGCGGCCAAGTTCGGGATTCCGGTCTGCCCCCACGCCGGCGGCGTGGGGCTGTGCGAGTACGTGCAACACCTCGCGATCTTCGACTACCTGTGCGTGAGCGCTTCGCTCGACGATCGCATCGTCGAGTATGTCGATCACCTGCACGAGCACTTCGTCGACCCGGTGGTGATGCGCCACGGACGCTACCTCCCGCCGACCGCACCGGGGTACAGCATCACGATGAAGGCGGCGAGCCTGGCCGAGCACGCCTATCCCGATGGCGGCGTGTGGCGAGAACGCGCGCGGGCGTCAGGCGCCCGCGCAGGGGGTGCGTCATGA
- a CDS encoding alcohol dehydrogenase catalytic domain-containing protein, giving the protein MNNATMKAAVLIDVNRFEVRDVPRIPPAPHEVLVRVQAVGLCGTDIHIVAGHANYNADEHGRPRPLTEAPQILGHEIAGVVAECGSAVRDLAPGDRVVVDQGRCCVSEGRDPRCEYCLTGDSHQCESYREHGITGLPGGFAEYVTVPAVNAVRMRGAIAPDLAALAEPLGCVLHATDCVARATSRYAIGAAGDRAVRTILVCGGGPAGLLFVQYLRRVAGFDGRLIVSEPSAVRRALAERFGAETIDPVAADLEEEVRARTGGRRAELLIEASGAGGIFALIPGLVRKQSTILLYGHGHAGDDLSVLNQVQFMEPTLVSPVGASGGHAADGRPLTYVRALQLLEDGVIDVAPIVTHRYSSLEALPAVFAGAYRHPDFVKGVLTL; this is encoded by the coding sequence ATGAACAACGCCACGATGAAGGCGGCGGTGCTCATCGACGTGAATCGTTTCGAGGTGCGCGACGTGCCGCGCATCCCTCCCGCGCCGCACGAAGTGCTGGTACGCGTGCAGGCGGTGGGGCTCTGCGGGACGGACATTCACATCGTCGCGGGGCACGCCAACTACAATGCCGACGAGCACGGGCGCCCGCGCCCGCTGACGGAGGCCCCGCAGATCCTCGGACACGAGATCGCCGGCGTCGTGGCGGAGTGTGGGAGCGCGGTGCGTGACCTGGCGCCGGGCGACCGGGTGGTCGTGGATCAGGGGCGTTGCTGCGTGAGCGAGGGGCGCGATCCGCGCTGTGAGTACTGCCTCACCGGCGACTCGCACCAGTGCGAGTCGTACCGCGAGCACGGGATCACCGGGCTCCCCGGCGGGTTTGCCGAGTACGTGACGGTTCCGGCGGTCAATGCGGTGCGTATGCGCGGGGCGATCGCTCCCGATCTCGCCGCGCTCGCCGAACCGCTGGGGTGCGTGCTGCACGCGACCGATTGCGTCGCGCGCGCGACGTCTCGTTATGCGATCGGCGCGGCGGGCGATCGCGCGGTGCGCACGATCCTCGTGTGCGGCGGCGGACCGGCAGGGCTGCTCTTCGTACAGTACCTCCGCCGCGTGGCCGGCTTCGACGGACGGCTGATCGTGAGCGAACCGAGTGCCGTGCGCCGCGCGCTCGCCGAACGGTTCGGCGCCGAGACGATCGATCCCGTCGCCGCCGACCTCGAGGAGGAGGTGCGCGCGCGTACGGGGGGGCGCCGGGCGGAGCTGCTGATCGAAGCGTCGGGCGCCGGCGGGATATTCGCCCTCATCCCTGGGCTCGTGCGCAAGCAGTCGACGATCCTGCTCTACGGACACGGCCACGCGGGGGATGATCTCAGTGTGCTCAACCAGGTGCAATTCATGGAGCCGACGCTCGTCTCGCCGGTGGGTGCGTCTGGCGGGCATGCCGCCGATGGGCGTCCCCTGACGTACGTGCGGGCGTTGCAGCTGCTGGAGGACGGCGTGATCGACGTTGCGCCGATCGTGACTCACCGATATTCGTCGCTGGAGGCGCTGCCAGCGGTGTTCGCCGGCGCCTACCGGCACCCAGACTTCGTGAAGGGAGTTCTCACGTTATGA
- a CDS encoding substrate-binding domain-containing protein — MPFRHAGRFALAARVLLAAVSLAACGGGGGGGEQSAVTGTTKRLTIAVIPKGTTHEFWKAIHAGAEQAGQELAAAGDTVTLIWKGPLREDDRDQQVQVVEGFTSQHVDGMVLASLDVRALSRPVEEAQAAGVPTVIIDSGLESDAIVSYVATDNTKGGELAADRLGELLGGKGKVLVLRLQEGSASTTAREDGFLAQLAAKYPGITVVSSNQYAGATRETAKQASENLLNRFGGDLQGIFTANESSTVGMLLALQDIGKAGKIRFVGFDATQVLIDAMKAGQLDGIAVQNPMRMGYLGVKTMVAHLRQQPFEKKIDTGVTMVTPETLDRPEVQDIIHPPIDKYLKGS; from the coding sequence ATGCCGTTCCGTCACGCCGGGCGTTTCGCGCTCGCCGCACGAGTGCTCCTCGCCGCCGTTTCCCTGGCCGCGTGCGGTGGCGGTGGAGGCGGGGGCGAACAGTCGGCGGTCACGGGCACCACCAAGCGGCTGACGATCGCCGTGATCCCGAAAGGGACGACGCACGAGTTCTGGAAGGCGATTCATGCGGGGGCCGAGCAGGCGGGGCAGGAACTGGCCGCCGCCGGGGACACCGTCACGCTCATCTGGAAGGGGCCGCTCCGCGAGGACGATCGCGACCAGCAGGTGCAAGTCGTGGAAGGGTTCACCTCGCAGCACGTCGACGGGATGGTCCTGGCCTCGCTCGACGTGCGCGCGCTGTCGCGTCCGGTCGAGGAAGCGCAGGCGGCCGGCGTTCCGACCGTCATCATCGACTCCGGGCTCGAGAGCGACGCGATCGTGAGCTACGTCGCGACCGACAACACGAAAGGGGGCGAACTCGCCGCCGACCGACTCGGCGAACTGCTGGGCGGCAAGGGCAAGGTGCTCGTCCTGCGCCTCCAGGAAGGCTCGGCGAGTACCACGGCGCGTGAGGATGGATTCCTGGCGCAGCTGGCGGCGAAGTACCCCGGGATCACCGTGGTGTCGTCCAATCAGTACGCGGGGGCGACGCGCGAGACGGCCAAGCAGGCATCGGAGAACCTGCTCAATCGCTTTGGAGGCGACCTGCAGGGGATCTTCACCGCCAACGAATCGTCGACGGTCGGGATGCTGCTCGCCCTGCAGGACATCGGCAAGGCGGGGAAGATCCGCTTCGTCGGCTTCGACGCGACGCAGGTCCTCATCGATGCCATGAAGGCGGGGCAGCTCGACGGGATCGCCGTGCAGAACCCGATGCGCATGGGCTACCTGGGCGTGAAGACGATGGTCGCGCACCTAAGGCAGCAGCCGTTCGAGAAGAAGATCGACACCGGGGTCACGATGGTGACGCCTGAGACGCTCGACCGGCCCGAGGTGCAGGACATCATCCACCCACCGATCGACAAGTACCTCAAGGGGAGCTGA
- a CDS encoding MFS transporter, with protein MTSTTNGLSARLRAAVGARDGEGAVLLWSTAYYFLVLCAYYVIRPIRDDIGAASGAENLAWLFTGTLAGMLLAHPLYTTVVAKVTRRRFVSWAYRFFALNLVAFYLYFRSADPAQAIWAGRIFFIWTSVFNLFVVSVFWSLTTDLFRPGQGKRLFGFVAVGGTLGAMLGATITSSLVGVVGGVGLMLVSAVILELAVQAALVIDKHEGAMRSAALAEGERASDATRDTSKEVIGGGILDGIKHTFSSPYLFGIATLILFYTISSTFLYFQQADIVAAAFGDNRDERTRVFANMDLITNGLTLIAQLFLTGRVMKWLGVGAALAFLPVLTMLGFGILGIAPVLSVLIVFQVARRAGNFAIQRPGREALFTVLPRTDKYKAKNFSDTFVYRLGDQVGAWSYTGMAVFGLGASGLAFTMVPFAALWLLLTVWLGRSYAKLERAGSGAAK; from the coding sequence ATGACCAGCACCACCAACGGGTTGTCGGCGCGCTTGCGCGCCGCGGTCGGCGCACGCGACGGCGAAGGGGCGGTCCTCCTCTGGTCCACCGCCTACTACTTCCTCGTCCTCTGCGCCTACTACGTCATCCGCCCCATCCGCGACGACATCGGCGCGGCCAGCGGTGCCGAGAACCTGGCGTGGCTCTTCACCGGGACGCTGGCCGGGATGCTGCTCGCGCATCCGCTGTACACGACCGTGGTGGCCAAGGTCACGCGACGGCGCTTCGTCTCGTGGGCGTATCGCTTCTTCGCCCTCAACCTGGTGGCGTTCTACCTCTACTTCCGCAGCGCCGACCCGGCGCAGGCCATCTGGGCCGGGCGCATCTTCTTCATCTGGACGTCCGTCTTCAACCTCTTCGTCGTCTCGGTCTTCTGGTCGCTCACGACCGACCTCTTTCGCCCGGGACAGGGAAAGCGCCTCTTCGGCTTCGTCGCCGTCGGCGGCACGTTAGGCGCGATGCTCGGCGCCACCATCACCTCGTCGCTCGTCGGCGTCGTGGGGGGCGTCGGGTTGATGCTCGTCTCGGCCGTGATCCTCGAGCTGGCGGTACAGGCCGCGCTGGTGATCGACAAGCACGAAGGGGCGATGCGCAGCGCGGCGCTGGCCGAAGGGGAGCGGGCCTCCGACGCGACGCGTGATACGTCGAAGGAGGTGATCGGTGGCGGGATCCTCGACGGGATCAAGCACACCTTCTCGTCGCCGTATCTCTTCGGCATCGCCACGCTGATCCTCTTCTACACCATCTCGTCGACCTTCCTGTACTTCCAGCAGGCCGACATCGTGGCGGCCGCGTTCGGTGACAATCGCGACGAGCGCACGCGCGTCTTCGCCAACATGGACCTGATCACCAACGGCCTCACGCTCATCGCCCAGCTCTTCCTCACCGGTCGCGTGATGAAGTGGCTCGGCGTCGGCGCGGCCTTGGCCTTCCTCCCCGTGCTCACGATGCTCGGCTTCGGCATCCTGGGGATCGCGCCGGTGCTCTCGGTGCTGATCGTCTTCCAGGTGGCGCGCCGCGCCGGGAACTTCGCCATTCAACGCCCCGGTCGCGAGGCGCTGTTCACCGTCCTGCCGCGCACCGACAAGTACAAGGCGAAGAACTTCAGCGACACCTTCGTCTATCGTTTGGGCGATCAGGTAGGGGCGTGGTCGTACACCGGGATGGCAGTCTTCGGGCTGGGTGCCTCGGGGCTCGCCTTCACGATGGTGCCGTTTGCCGCGCTCTGGTTGCTGCTGACGGTGTGGCTGGGACGCAGTTACGCCAAGCTGGAGCGCGCCGGGAGTGGCGCGGCGAAGTAG
- a CDS encoding glucose 1-dehydrogenase, with the protein MTATEPSSIHDLSGRVAVVTGGASGIGQAIARLFARRGARVAILDLADASETTDGIRADHAHALHLTCDVTNQHAVDAAFREVAERLGPVDILVNSAGVAHVGNIEQTSEADLDRVYAVNVKGVYNCLRAGVAAMKGRGGAILNIASVASTVGIADRFAYSMSKGAVLTMTYSVARDYVHEKIRCNCVAPGRVHTPFVDGFLAKSYPGREAEMFEALSRTQPIGRMGRPEEIAELALFLCSDSAAFITGSNFPIDGGFVSLKM; encoded by the coding sequence ATGACAGCCACCGAGCCTTCGTCCATTCACGACCTCAGCGGGCGCGTCGCCGTCGTCACGGGCGGTGCGTCGGGGATCGGGCAGGCCATCGCCCGCCTCTTCGCGCGCCGCGGCGCCCGCGTGGCCATCCTCGACCTCGCCGACGCGAGCGAAACAACGGATGGCATCCGAGCCGACCACGCGCACGCGTTGCACCTGACGTGCGACGTGACCAATCAGCACGCGGTCGACGCCGCCTTTCGCGAGGTGGCCGAGCGCCTGGGGCCGGTCGACATCCTGGTCAACAGCGCGGGCGTCGCGCACGTGGGAAACATCGAACAGACATCCGAGGCCGATCTCGATCGCGTGTACGCGGTCAACGTGAAGGGGGTCTACAACTGCCTGCGCGCCGGAGTCGCGGCGATGAAGGGGCGTGGCGGGGCGATCCTCAACATCGCCTCCGTAGCATCCACCGTCGGGATCGCCGACCGCTTCGCCTACTCGATGAGCAAGGGGGCGGTGCTGACGATGACGTACTCGGTGGCCCGCGACTACGTGCACGAGAAGATTCGCTGCAACTGCGTGGCGCCGGGGCGCGTGCACACGCCGTTCGTCGATGGCTTCCTCGCCAAGTCGTACCCCGGGCGCGAGGCGGAGATGTTCGAGGCGCTCTCGCGCACGCAGCCGATCGGGCGAATGGGGAGACCGGAAGAGATCGCCGAACTGGCGCTCTTCCTCTGCTCCGACTCGGCCGCGTTCATCACCGGGAGCAACTTCCCGATCGACGGCGGCTTCGTGTCGCTCAAGATGTGA
- a CDS encoding sugar ABC transporter ATP-binding protein, translating into MADRGRTGDGLRVTGIVRRFGATLALDGVDVQVRPGEVHALIGENGAGKSTLMGVLAGALRADAGTLTLDGAPYAPANPLDARRSGVALIHQELSLCPHLTVAENILLGGESSRWGWIDARASRARARALLEELPHPEIHPDRPLRELSLPARQIVEICRALAADARVLLMDEPTSSLQGGDVEHLFALIRRLKARGVAILYISHFLEEVRRIADRYTVLRDGRSVATGAIVDTDNDALVAAMVGRTARGLYPVRAGTAAGEVALAVNGLASPPKLHEATFTLRRGEILGIAGLLGSGRTELLRTLYGLDRAARGTIDVDGRAITGATTAARVRAGVGYVSEDRKGEGLSVTRSIADNVCATRPERRVEALGILDLPRMAERSRHWMRELHVRARSPWQRVTALSGGNQQKVAIARLLHGEARVLLLDEPTRGIDIGAKAEVYDVIARQAAAGCAVLLVSSDLPELFGMCDRLAVMCRGRLSEARPVGAWTAESVLATAIGDST; encoded by the coding sequence ATGGCCGACCGGGGGCGAACTGGCGACGGATTGCGCGTGACGGGAATCGTCAGGCGCTTCGGGGCCACGCTCGCGCTCGACGGCGTCGATGTGCAGGTGCGCCCGGGCGAGGTGCACGCGCTGATTGGAGAGAACGGGGCCGGAAAGAGCACGTTGATGGGGGTGCTGGCGGGGGCGCTTCGTGCCGACGCCGGGACGCTCACGCTCGACGGGGCGCCGTACGCGCCCGCGAACCCGCTCGATGCACGGCGCAGCGGGGTGGCGCTCATTCACCAGGAGCTGTCGCTCTGCCCGCATCTCACGGTGGCGGAGAACATCCTGTTAGGCGGCGAATCGTCGCGCTGGGGATGGATCGACGCTCGCGCCTCGCGTGCGCGCGCGCGTGCCCTGCTCGAGGAACTCCCGCACCCCGAGATCCACCCCGATCGCCCCCTGCGCGAGCTGAGCCTCCCGGCGCGCCAGATCGTCGAGATCTGCCGGGCGTTGGCGGCCGATGCGCGTGTCCTCCTCATGGACGAGCCCACCAGTTCGTTGCAGGGCGGCGACGTCGAGCATCTCTTCGCACTCATTCGACGGCTCAAGGCGCGCGGGGTGGCCATTCTCTACATCTCGCACTTCCTCGAGGAGGTGCGGCGCATCGCCGACCGGTACACCGTGCTTCGCGACGGACGCAGCGTGGCCACCGGCGCGATCGTCGATACCGACAACGACGCGCTCGTCGCGGCGATGGTGGGGCGCACCGCGCGCGGGCTCTACCCGGTGCGCGCCGGAACTGCCGCGGGCGAGGTCGCGCTCGCGGTGAACGGCCTCGCCTCGCCGCCCAAGCTGCACGAGGCGACCTTCACCCTGCGACGCGGCGAGATACTCGGCATCGCGGGCTTGTTAGGCTCCGGGCGCACGGAGTTGCTGCGCACACTGTATGGCCTCGATCGTGCCGCGCGCGGGACCATCGACGTCGACGGGCGCGCCATCACGGGGGCGACGACCGCCGCGCGTGTGCGTGCTGGTGTCGGGTACGTGAGCGAGGACCGGAAGGGCGAAGGGCTGTCCGTCACGCGGTCGATCGCCGACAACGTCTGTGCCACGCGGCCCGAGCGGCGCGTGGAGGCGCTTGGCATCCTCGACCTGCCGCGCATGGCGGAGCGCAGCCGCCACTGGATGCGCGAACTGCACGTGCGGGCGCGATCGCCATGGCAGCGGGTGACCGCGCTCTCGGGCGGCAACCAGCAGAAGGTGGCGATCGCTCGCTTGCTGCACGGCGAGGCCCGCGTCCTGTTGCTCGACGAACCGACGCGCGGGATCGACATCGGGGCCAAGGCCGAGGTCTACGACGTGATCGCGCGGCAGGCGGCCGCAGGGTGTGCGGTGTTGCTCGTCAGTTCCGACCTGCCGGAGCTGTTTGGCATGTGCGACCGCTTGGCGGTGATGTGCCGCGGCCGGTTGAGCGAGGCGCGCCCCGTCGGCGCGTGGACGGCAGAGTCGGTGCTCGCGACGGCGATTGGCGACTCGACGTGA